TGATGTGTCTAGCTGCCGAAATCATTGCACCTTATTTAATTTAATAGGGTCGGCAAATGCTTCTTCCTCGTCGCTGAATTTCTGCACAAACTTGCGTAATTCCTTATTTGAAGCAGTAATCAAAACTTCACCATTTATGTTTTCATGTTTGATACGAACACGATTATAGGTGATTAGTTCTTGTATCCATTCACTATCAAATATGCTGATGTGTAACTGCTCATCTACATATTCAATCTTAGAGAAAGTATGAACGGGGAAGGTATGCCAGTTCTCAAAACTGGGATCAACGCCATAGCTAACTACTGTTAAATCTAAATAAGTAGCTTCGCCTACTTCCCCAAAATATCCTAACAGTAAAGAGGGGTTTTCAGATCCATCGATGCTTTCGATATACACCAAATACATATTTGGGTTGGTAATATAGCGTCGACCATTTGAATCCGTTTCTAATTCTATATCTCCTAGATCGTCAAATTGATCTATATCTAATCCGGGTGATTGCGCTTCACTACGGAAAAAAGTCCATCGGTTATCGCCATCTTCCCAAGAGCCTTCAAGCTGAGGCATCAACATGGCTTGTTCTTCAGTGATAAGTGGGTGCACAGATTGCAAAAAGCAGCCCGATATCAATACAGATGTAAATATTAGGGTATGTAAAAGTGTGTACTTGGTTTTCATGAATCTTTGATTGATTAAAGTTCATGTCAAATAAACGAACCTATAATCCTTGGGTGAAAAGTATTCGATGAACAATAGGATATTCTCGATGAAAAGCGAAGTACAGAAGAAAAAAGGAGATGAAATTTCATCTCCTTGCTAATTTTTAATCAAAAGCTGAGTTAAATCGATCTCTCAGTTGCTGAACGTAAATCCCAACATCGTTTCTCAATTCAAAAAGACGAGCGTGGTATTCAGCATATTCAGGAGCAGTAAAGATTTGAGCTCCTTTTAGTGTCTGTAAATTCGAAAGTGCAGCGTTAGCGTATTTCAGTGCCTTTTTAGTATAAGCAATGTTGGCTCCTATATACTCGTGTTCGAAACCAAAAGAGTATCCGCCAGCAAGTTTAGCTGCAATCTTTAAGCTATCCCCTACATAATTTAGGAAGGCTTCATTTTGAAGGGTAGGCGCAATAGTCTCGGCCCACTTTAAGGTGTCTACAGCAAGCTCACGGGCATCAATAAAGAGCTTTAGGTTATCGAGCGAACCATTATCAGAAAGGGCGAATTCTTCACTTAAGCTCTTCCACTCTTCTCCGGCATCATAATCGTCCGAGTCTTCATCGCCTAAGTCGAATAAATCGTCACTATCCATTCCAAAGAGGAAATCCTCTTCGTCGAAATCGTCTTCATCTTCCCAGTCATCTTCTTCTTCAGGGAAATAAGCTTCATCGAGAAGAAGTTCTTCTTCTACATAGGCCTCAAAGGCGTCATCTTCACTTAAACTTTCCTTAAGCAAAGTTATCCAGCGGGGTACTGTGCCTTTTTGATCAGAGGAGATGAATTTGCGGAGTTGTTCACTCTTTTTTTCTACTTCATCGAGGTGGGCTTCCCAACGAAATTCGTCCCAAAGCTCACCATCGAAACCGTCAATACTCATAAGCGCTTTTACTACAATTATCTAGGTTGTTGATAGAAAACGATTTTTTATCAACAACACAATAGCGTGTGGAAAAATAACGATTTTTGTGGATAAAAAGTTGTTTAAAGTCGCTCTAAAACATTCACCATAACTTGCGTCAATTTAGGCTCGGCGACGGCCGCTGCAGCGAAAATTTGTTCAAGATTAATGGGTTTTAAAGCATCTGGGAAGCATTCGTCAGTAATCACTGAAATTCCTAGAACATCCATGCCCATATGAACGGCGGCAATTACTTCCGGAACGGTGCTCATTCCAACAACATCAGCGCCAAGTTGGCGCATATATCGGTACTCTGCTTTGGTTTCAAGCATCGGACCAGAAATAGCAAGATAAACACCTTCATGCATCCGAATGTTTTTCTCAAGTGCCACATTTCGAGCAATATCCATCAAACGCTCGGTATATGGCTCACTCATATCTGGGAAACGTGGACCTAATTGATCGTCGTTGGGGCCAATAAGTGGGTTGTCGCTTAAGAAGTTGATGTGATCATTAATCATCATGATATCACCCGCTTCAAAGTTGGTGTTCATTCCACCACAAGCGTTACTCACAAAAAGAGTATGGGCGCCAAGCATCTTTGCCACGCGTACTGGAAATGCAATTTGCTGCATGGTATAGCCTTCATAGAAATGAAAACGTCCCTGCATAGCTACTACTGCTTTCCCGCCAAGGGTGCCGAATAACAACTTTCCGGCGTGGCTTTCTACCGTGGAGGTTGGAAAGTGTGGGATATCGGTGTATTCGATAGCATGTGTAACCTCAATTTCGTCGGCTAATTGGCCTAAACCGGTACCTAAAATAATGAGGTATTCAGGAGTGAAATCTGTTTGAGATTGAATGTATTGTACCGCTTCACTGCGTTTAGCGCGGAATTCTTCAACAGTGTCAAATGCCATGTTCTAAAATTGTTAGTTAGTCTAATTCGTCCAATATGTCGTCTAATCGGTCACTACCAGGTGGGTAGGCATGATCTTCATCCTCTAATGAAGATTCATTGTCTGGCGTTTCCATATCTAATTGAAAGCGAGAAGATTTGTTTTCCGTTTCCTCAGCTTCCACGTCTTGGTCATCACTTGAAGTAGTTTCCTCTTCCTGAACTTCACTTTGGATAAGAGCTTCCTCTTTAGGAACCGAGTATACCCCCGCTTCATCTTTACCAAACTGATCTAATGATTTCATTGAGTTTTCGAGGTAAGAACTCATGCCAGCTATAATTTCTTCACGCTTATCCAGTAGTCGAAGAATATTCTGGCGAATTTGAAGACGTTGGTGGTTCGCATCCTTAATAATTGCTTCGGCCTGCATCTCTGCTTTCGCAATACGATTGTCAGCTTCTGTTTTTGCCCCGTCCAGTTTTTGGGCTACCGATTCTTTTGTGGTTTGAAGTGTTTCGTGTAAAGCTTCTTCAACACGTTCATAATGTCGAACTCGATCATTCAATTTCTCGATCTGATCTTCAAGTTCTTTGTTTTTATTAAGGAGGTGTTCTACTTCATTAGAAACTAGCGTAAGAAAAGACTGAACGTCGGTTACATCATAACCGCGAAGTGCTTTCTCGAATTGCTGTTGCTTAATTTCTAGGGGTGTAAGTTTCATAAGAGCAATGAATTTAAGTGAACCTAAGCTACATGAAAGTACTATTTATTCATTTAACATGTTCCGCAAGTTATTGTTGTTATCATCTTTTGATGATGTGCGGATTTCTGGTTCTTCAATCTCTATTTCGCCAGTAGCATTTGGGTTCTCGTGAATACGAATTTTTTCTTCTTCCAGCTCGGCAACAATGCTTTCTAAATTAGCAATACGGCGTTCGGTGCTTTTTTTGAAATCACCCAGAGCTTTAAAAAATTGAGGATTGATCTCACCTTGGCTTGTACCGCTTTTACGGTTCAACCAAGTTTTCACGATGCTGAAGATATTCCAAAATAGAAACATCGTGAAACCTGTACCAAAAACTATGCCCACTAGGGCTATTATAAACTCTTCTTCTCCCATAACTTCCTCTATGCGTTTGTTCTAGTTCCAGATGCCGAAGGGGGTTCTTGATGGTAATCATCTTTTATTTCGATGTCATCTAAGGGAACCTTTTTCTTTTGTGTAGCCGCATTTGATGAAACGGTAGCTTCTAAATCATCAATGCGACCTTTCAGATTGTGAATAATCTTTCGAAGTTCATTGATCTCTTTTGAACTCGCCATGCGCTTCTCTTCGGCTTTGAGTTCTTGTTTGCGGTACTCTATAAATAAACCACCAATAATTGCGGAAAGTGGGATGAGAGCCCACCAAGGTAAACCAAATAACATAACGCCCTAAGTTTGTTGAGATTAGATTAATGGTGCCGACTACGTAATAAATGAATCTTAGTTGCGAGCTCCAAATATATCACTGCCAATGCGAAGCATAGTTGCTCCTTCTTGAATGGCTATTTCCATATCGTTACTCATACCCATCGAAATGTGCTCGAGCTGAACACTGCCCTCGCTATACTGTTTATGCTCGTCGAATAGTGACTTAAGTAATTTGAATTCACTGCGTACTTCGCTCTCATCATCTGTGAAAGTAGCCATGCCCATGAGGCCACACACCGTAACATGCTTAAACGATTGAGAAGCGAGTAAAAGGTCTTTCAGTGCTTCGGGTTTACAGCCGCCCTTTTGTTTTTCATTACTGATATTAACCTGTATAAGTGCCTTTACA
This DNA window, taken from Balneola vulgaris DSM 17893, encodes the following:
- a CDS encoding DivIVA domain-containing protein, coding for MKLTPLEIKQQQFEKALRGYDVTDVQSFLTLVSNEVEHLLNKNKELEDQIEKLNDRVRHYERVEEALHETLQTTKESVAQKLDGAKTEADNRIAKAEMQAEAIIKDANHQRLQIRQNILRLLDKREEIIAGMSSYLENSMKSLDQFGKDEAGVYSVPKEEALIQSEVQEEETTSSDDQDVEAEETENKSSRFQLDMETPDNESSLEDEDHAYPPGSDRLDDILDELD
- a CDS encoding purine-nucleoside phosphorylase encodes the protein MAFDTVEEFRAKRSEAVQYIQSQTDFTPEYLIILGTGLGQLADEIEVTHAIEYTDIPHFPTSTVESHAGKLLFGTLGGKAVVAMQGRFHFYEGYTMQQIAFPVRVAKMLGAHTLFVSNACGGMNTNFEAGDIMMINDHINFLSDNPLIGPNDDQLGPRFPDMSEPYTERLMDIARNVALEKNIRMHEGVYLAISGPMLETKAEYRYMRQLGADVVGMSTVPEVIAAVHMGMDVLGISVITDECFPDALKPINLEQIFAAAAVAEPKLTQVMVNVLERL